A stretch of DNA from Anopheles ziemanni chromosome 3, idAnoZiCoDA_A2_x.2, whole genome shotgun sequence:
ACGCACGTTACTATGAACCAAGATCATACCATTTGTCAAACGTTATAAACCGAGGTCGATGAAAACCGCGCCAGCCTGTACATGTCTTGTTTAAGTTGCAAAAAAACAGTGTCCAATTTTGTGGTTATTTACATGTGttatagataccatgaaaatagaaaaagaaggaaacggGCATGTACTACCCTGTGCCAATTGCCCTAAGTAGTgtaatttaaacaatattttgccGGCGAAGAACGAACAGCTGGTTCGATTGTGTTATCGCATGGATAAAAAGGCGGAGGCAAGCTTTCCGGGGTCAGTAGTTGTGCAATCGTGGATCGGTGTGGCACTCGAAGTTGCTACAAAACACAAGATGGAGTTAGTTCTACTATCAATCGGAATAGTGCTCCTCGTGATGCTATACTGGAAGTATCAGCAAATGTTCAAGTTTACGGAGAAAATAGAAATGCACGAGCCCTATGTGCCCATTTTGGGCCATTTACCGCTGATCGCGGGAAAATCTCGGGAGCAATTGTACCGACTTCTGCGAGATGCATTTCAGAGCCACGATCGACTCTTTCAAATCAGACTCCtgtggaaagtgtttgtgtgtacttCTCACCCGGATATAATGCGTGCCGTGATGGATAACCCAAAGACCATGAACAAACTCAAAGAGTATGCTTTTATAAAGCTCGATTTGGGGCTCATAGCATCTCCCTGTAAGTTTTATAGCACGTGAAGAAGCTTGAAAATTTGGTGAAGAATAATATCGTGATTGTTTCCTTCCTTATGGTAAGATTCCTTATGGAAGCATCAGCGTAAGACGCTTAATTCGTCATTTAACAAGCGCATCTTGGAGAAGTATCTCCCGTTGTTCGACAAGTGCGTCGGAAGGATGGTCGAACGAATGAGGATGGCGTCCTACTCAAAACCGGTGGACGTGATGGAATACTGCTCCAGATGTACGTTGGACATGGTATGTGGTTCTACATTCGGCACGGACTCGCTGAATGATCCGGAGGCAGTCAAGGTGTTGGAATTTATCGATGAGTGAGTAGATCcattaaaacattttgttgtttatctGTGAAGCGGAACACTAATAAACTTCGTGTCTCTTTAGCGGATTAGATGCTATAGCGCAGCGTATAATAAACGTGCAGTACCATCCAGACTTTATATACAGGTTTactaaattgaacaaaaatataaatcggttaaaaaaggaaatgtcCTCGTATGTGGAAAATGTAAGGAATGCACAGATCTTTCCATGAAGTAGATCCTTTAACACAATGAATTAACACGTTTTCTAGATTATAAGAGTGCAACGTAACTGTCAGAAGGTTGATGGAGTAAAAGAAACCACTACGGACGACGAGATAGAGTACCGGAAGCCTCAGATTTTTGTCCACCAGTTGTTGAAAAGTACGCGAGGAGGTGAGCCATTCAGCGATGAGGAAATTCTACACCAAGCCATAACATTGATAATAGCGGTGAGTGTTATGAATCCCATATACCGGCCATTCTA
This window harbors:
- the LOC131284648 gene encoding cytochrome P450 4c21-like, with protein sequence MELVLLSIGIVLLVMLYWKYQQMFKFTEKIEMHEPYVPILGHLPLIAGKSREQLYRLLRDAFQSHDRLFQIRLLWKVFVCTSHPDIMRAVMDNPKTMNKLKEYAFIKLDLGLIASPYSLWKHQRKTLNSSFNKRILEKYLPLFDKCVGRMVERMRMASYSKPVDVMEYCSRCTLDMVCGSTFGTDSLNDPEAVKVLEFIDDGLDAIAQRIINVQYHPDFIYRFTKLNKNINRLKKEMSSYVENIIRVQRNCQKVDGVKETTTDDEIEYRKPQIFVHQLLKSTRGGEPFSDEEILHQAITLIIAGNDTTAIAICNLLTLLAMHPIVQKKVRSEILIVFPAGCEQETTLEALSQLIYLEQCINEALRLCPSAAFVGRSSIEDVEVDGILIPRGTNFLLNIAAMHRRKDFWGPDADVFDPDRFSPERSKGRHPSAFAPFSLGMRNCIGKQYAMITMKVTFVQLLRNFRFHTDLKYEEMEFKIDITNKLSQGYKLKLEPLNI